CCGACTACGAGTACGACACCCTGTTGGTACCGTACGGCGTCGCCGCGGGCGACCCCTTCACCGTGAGCGTCGAGGTAACCAACCCCGGCACCGTCGTCGGCGGCACGCGACTGGCGCTCTACGTCGACGGCGAGACCGTCGCATCGAAGTTCGTCCGTGTCGGCGCAGGCGAAGAGACCCAGTTCGACTTCCCGCTCCGGCTCGGCGACGTCGGCGACCACGAACTCGGCGTCGGCCCGGTCGACGAGGGACCGACGCTGTCGAAGCCGACGGCGGTCGAACGGCCCTCGGCGGAGTTCCGGATGTTCGACTACAGTGGCTTCTCGGTCCCGGAGGAGGCCGAGGTAGGGACACCGGTCGAGATTCCGGTGACGGTGCGGAATACCGGCGATGAACTCAGCGTGCAGGTGCTCCGACTCACCGTCGACAACGAGGTCGTGGAAGCCCAGAGTCTGACGCTCGAACCGGGTCAGAAAGTGGACCTGACGTTCGACCACGCCTTCGAGGTGGCCGGAACGTACGAGGTCGCGCTGGAGAATCTCGAAGCGCAGCAGGTGACCGTCGAGTGAGCGGAGGTGGCACGTTCTCGAGACGAGCAACAGTTCTTCTCGGGTCGGGCGGTCCGCCGCTTCGTCGAGAGTGACGACACCGCCGTCAGCGACGTCACTCGAGGCGACACCACTCGACGCACGGTACCCGGAGTGCCGACCGCGTGAGTACCGCTTCCAAATACTAGCCCAACCGACAACGTCCCTTTCTGCCCAAGAAGACACGGGTGATTTTCATGTCCAAGAATCGGCGCGCGTTCGTTCGCGGCATCGGTACGACGCTCCTCGTGGCGGGAGTCGCCGGCTGTACCGACACAGGAGGAGAGACCGACGGCGGAGACGACCAAGCCCAGCAAGACGGGACCGAGACCGACGGTGCCGCGGATGCGGGCAACGAGACCGAGACGACGACCGCGGCCGAAGAAACGGGCGGCAACGAGACCACCGGCAACGAGAACGACGTGCAAGGAACGGTCGGCGAGCTGTCCCACCAAGACCTTGTAGTAGTGCGCCACAGCTACTTCCAGCGCGACGGTCAGAGCGGCGTCGAAGGGGTGGTCCGGAACACCAGTGACACCGACTACGAACTGGTGACCGTCCACATCACGCCCCGAGCGGACGAACAGACCGAAGCCCGAAAGGACTACCCCGAACAACAGGAAAAGTACCGCGACACGCTCACAGCGGGCGCGACGTGGAAGTTTCGGGTCGTCTTCGAAGATCCCGAGGTGCAGAGTCCCGACAGCTACGGCGTCTGGGTGACGGGCCAAGAAGCGTCGTTACTCCGATTCCAGAAACGGGAGCACGTCGGCGTTCGGACGGCTTTCGGAGACCGAGCGTTTCAGGTTTCGGGACTCTGCGCGGCTAGTTCTTCGAGCGCAGCGGCCATCTCGTCGTCGTCGTCGAGGGCTTCGAGTCTCTCCAGCGCGTGCTGCTCGTCCGAACGGTTCGCCGCTAGCGCGTCGGTCGCCTCCTCCGGAAGGTCTAGCGCCTCCGCGAGTCCGAGCAGGCGGTCATACAGTCGGAGTTCGAGTTCCTCGACGGTCGCGGCGGCGTCAAGGTAGTACGGGAGTCTGAGCGCGTCGTTCAGTACGAGGTTGTTGAATCGCTCGGTTCCGTCGACGAGACCGTCCAGCATCGGCACCTCCTTCATCTCCGGCCGGCGCTCGATGGTCTCGAACACCGTCTCGATGCGGTTGACGTGGGTTCGAGTCTCTTCGCGGTGCGTCTCGAAGGCGTCGAGCAGTTCGTCGCGAATCGACGGGTCCGCCACCTCGTCGAGCGCGTCGACGTTCGCGGCGGTGGCGAGTTCGTCGAGAACGTCGACGAGTTCGGTTTCGAGGTAGTAGGCGCTCTGCAGGCGGTACGTGAACAGGTCGTGGAGCGTTTCGATGTTCATTAGTATGAGTCCGTCAGTCGTGGGTCTCTCTGAAACGATTCGGCGCGGAAACCGCGGGAGTGAGGCGTCAGAACGACCGCCAATGGTCGTACTCGTCGGCGACGACCGGCGGGTCGCGGTCGCTGTAACGCGGGCGACCGACCGCGTTGCGCTGGACGCCGTTGAGTATCGACAGTCGGAGGTCGTCCATCGTCTGGTAGGTCTGGCTGCCGGAGGTCCGAAGCACGCGCGCCAACGGGTCGCTGCCGCCGCCGGAGTACGTGACCTCCACGTCGTCGTACGCCGAACAAATCTCGTCGGTGTCGACGGGAAACGACTGGTCGCCGAGCAGGTCGAAGATGCGGTTGATATCCAGCGAACGGAGCGTTCCGGTGCTGTTTGGCTCGTCCTCCATGTCAAGCAACTATGCGGCACCGACGCGGAAGTCGCTTTGGTGGGAAGTCGGTGATACTCACTCGGAGGCGTGGGACGGTCGAATCGAACGCTCTCTCTCCGATGACAGACACCACGGGCGGACAAAAATCACATTCCGACCGTCGTGGTATGGTGTCGCGCATGACCGTAGTGAAAATCGTCAAAGTGCTCGGTACGTCGGAAGAGTCGTGGCAGGACGCCGCTGAAGAGGCGTTCAGACAGGCGAACAAGACCATCGACGACATCAGCGGCATCGAGATCAAAGACTGGACGGCCGACGTCGAGAACGACGAGATCGTCGAGTACCACGCGACGGCGGAGGTGGCGTTCCTCGTACACGACCCCGAGTAGCGAAGGTCGACCGAGCGGATTGTGAGACGGAACGGATATCCGGGGGCACGCAGCGCCGACCACCCGGACTTTCATTTACGTGCTCCAAAGCTAATGCCGAAACGAGGTTACGTTACTTGGGTTCTGTTAACACATGTTCAGTACCGACGATGCCCTTGCAGACGAACAGCGCACTCTCGACGAGCGGAGACGTGACCGGGTAGACGACACCAGGATCCGACGTCCCGTCGAGGTATCGGTATGACCGCAGAATCGCAGCCGTCGGCCGAAGGCGATCCCGGAGTCGTCACAGGCGCACCGGACCCCCCGAACGCCCAACTCGGAATCTCGAACCGGGTCGCCTCCGCGGTCGTCGGCGGGGCGCTCGTGCTGCTCGGTCTCAGGCGTCGCTCGCTCGTCGGGGCGGTGTTGGTACTCGTCGGCGGCTGGCTCCTCTACCGCGGCGGCAGCGGACAGCGCCGCCCCGGGTTGACGGGGTCAGAGTCCGTCAGTTCCGTCGGTTCCGACCGTCGGGAGCACCGAGACGGCGAAGCGTCGCCGGCTCCGATGGACGTCGAGCGCTCGACGACTGTCGGGAAGTCGGCGGACGAACTCGACGACCTGTGGCGCGACCCGGAGACACTGACCCGGGTCGTCGGCGGCGTCGCCGAGGTGAACCTCGAAGACGAAGACATGGGGCGATACCGCTGGCGAGTCGACGCTCCGCTCGGACGAACCCTGACGGGGGAGACTCGAATCGTCGAAGACTGCCCCGGCGAGTTCCTGCGCTGGGAGTCGGTCGAGAACGCAGCCGTCTCCACCGAAGGCTCCCTGCGGTTTCGGCCGGCACCCGCCGGCCGGGGAACCGAGGTGACGCTCCGCCTCCGGTTCGACCCGCCGGGCGGTCCGGTCGGCGGTACGGCGATGAACCTCCTGGGTTTCGTCCCCGAGACGCTCGCTTCCTCGGTTCTCTACCGCTTCAAGAGCCTCGCGGAGACAGGCGAGATTCCAACGCTCGAACGCAACCCCTCGGCCCGTGGGAAGGGTGATCTGGTGTGAGAGCGCTCTGCTGGGAGGGCGTCAACGACCTGCAGGTCGAGACCGTCCCCGAACCCGAACTCGTAAACCCCCGGGACGTGGTCCTCCGCGTGACGCTGTCGACGACGTGCGGTTCCGACCTCCACTTCATCGACGGCTACCTCCCGACGATGCGCGAGGGCGACGTCATCGGCCACGAATTCATGGGCGAGGTCGTCGAAGTCGGTCGCAAGGTGGAGACCGTCGAGGAGGGCGACCGCGTGGTCGTCCCCTCGTTCATCGGCTGTGGGAACTGCCACTACTGTCAGACCGACCAGTGGTCGCTCTGTGACAACACGAATCCGAACCCCGAGTTACAGGAGCCGGTGCTCGGCTACCCGACCGCCGGAATTTACGGCTACACGCACGCCTTCGGCGGCTATGCCGGGTCGCACGCCGAGTACGTCCGCGTCCCCCACGCCGACGAGGACTGCTTCGTCGTCCCCGACGAATTGAGCGACGAGCAGGCGCTTTTCGCCTCCGATGCGTGGCCGACCGGCTACATGGGCGCGGACTTCTGCGACATCGAACCCGGCGATACGGTCGCCGTCTGGGGCTGCGGCGGCGTCGGACTGATGGCTCAACAGAGCGCCGCGCTCATGGGCGCAGAGCACGTCGTCGGCATCGATCGCTTCCCCGAGCGACTGAAGATGGCTGAGCGGGACGCCGGTTCGGAGACCATCGACTACACCGATGTCGACAGCGTCGTCGACGAACTGAAGCGGCTGACCGGCGGCCGCGGTCCGGACGCCTGCATCGACGCCGTGGGGATGGAGGCGCACGGCACCGGCATCGCCCACACGTACGACCGCGCGAAGCAGTCGATGAAGCTACACACCGACCGCGGCGACGCGCTCCGGCAGGCCATCCGTGCCTGTCGCAAGGGCGGGACGCTGTCGATTCTCGGCGTCTACGGCCTGATGGACAAGTTCCCGCTCGGCGTCATCATGAACAAGGGCCTCACCGTCCGCACCGCCCAACAGCACGGCCAGCGCTATGTGCCGCAACTGTTGGACCATATCGTCGAAGACGAGATGGACCCGTCGTATCTGGCGACGCACACGATGTCGCTCGAGGATTCGCCGCGCGGCTACGAGATGTTCAAAGAGAAGGAAGACGGGTGTGTGAGGGCGGTGTTCGAGCCGTAGAAGTCCCACAGCTCGGTTATTTGTGCACGGCGGGAGCACGATGGGAGTCTCGTGAGCAGGGCGAGACGGCGAAGCCGTCTCGCTGGCCTGCGGGCGACTCGCGGGTCGCCCGCAGACGAAGCGAACGAGACTACATCGTGCGAGCGAGAACGAGCGTGGCGAGTTCGAGCGAGCACGATGGGATTCGAACCCACGACCGTCGGATTAGAAGTCCGACGCTCTATCCAGACTGAGCTACGTGCCCTCGGCTACGACGATTCGGTCCGAGCAAAAAGCGATTGTGGTTCACTGCACCGCGTGAGGGCGATACCCTCACCCGTCGAATCGGTACAGCGACGTGACGTACGGCAGTCGGTTGAACATCCAGTACGCCACCGGCAGGCCGACGATGGTCACCGCGAGGAACGCCGCGACGTTCGCCCAGAACCAACTCAGCCACCAGCCGACGAACACGAAGTACACCGCGCGGACGAACAGTGAGTGTTGACCGCGGGCCGCCTCGGGTGCCGAGCGTGAACGCGGCTCCTTGAGGCTCAAAACGGTGGGCACGAGATTCGTGAGCTTGATTCCCAGC
This genomic stretch from Haloprofundus salilacus harbors:
- a CDS encoding ferritin-like domain-containing protein — encoded protein: MNIETLHDLFTYRLQSAYYLETELVDVLDELATAANVDALDEVADPSIRDELLDAFETHREETRTHVNRIETVFETIERRPEMKEVPMLDGLVDGTERFNNLVLNDALRLPYYLDAAATVEELELRLYDRLLGLAEALDLPEEATDALAANRSDEQHALERLEALDDDDEMAAALEELAAQSPET
- a CDS encoding dodecin family protein, which gives rise to MTVVKIVKVLGTSEESWQDAAEEAFRQANKTIDDISGIEIKDWTADVENDEIVEYHATAEVAFLVHDPE
- a CDS encoding SRPBCC family protein, which gives rise to MTAESQPSAEGDPGVVTGAPDPPNAQLGISNRVASAVVGGALVLLGLRRRSLVGAVLVLVGGWLLYRGGSGQRRPGLTGSESVSSVGSDRREHRDGEASPAPMDVERSTTVGKSADELDDLWRDPETLTRVVGGVAEVNLEDEDMGRYRWRVDAPLGRTLTGETRIVEDCPGEFLRWESVENAAVSTEGSLRFRPAPAGRGTEVTLRLRFDPPGGPVGGTAMNLLGFVPETLASSVLYRFKSLAETGEIPTLERNPSARGKGDLV
- a CDS encoding zinc-dependent alcohol dehydrogenase, with the protein product MRALCWEGVNDLQVETVPEPELVNPRDVVLRVTLSTTCGSDLHFIDGYLPTMREGDVIGHEFMGEVVEVGRKVETVEEGDRVVVPSFIGCGNCHYCQTDQWSLCDNTNPNPELQEPVLGYPTAGIYGYTHAFGGYAGSHAEYVRVPHADEDCFVVPDELSDEQALFASDAWPTGYMGADFCDIEPGDTVAVWGCGGVGLMAQQSAALMGAEHVVGIDRFPERLKMAERDAGSETIDYTDVDSVVDELKRLTGGRGPDACIDAVGMEAHGTGIAHTYDRAKQSMKLHTDRGDALRQAIRACRKGGTLSILGVYGLMDKFPLGVIMNKGLTVRTAQQHGQRYVPQLLDHIVEDEMDPSYLATHTMSLEDSPRGYEMFKEKEDGCVRAVFEP
- a CDS encoding YccF domain-containing protein, with amino-acid sequence MSDRSLVVRALWFVFVGWWATPLVVNVAWFLTATVVLLPLGIKLTNLVPTVLSLKEPRSRSAPEAARGQHSLFVRAVYFVFVGWWLSWFWANVAAFLAVTIVGLPVAYWMFNRLPYVTSLYRFDG